One window of Campylobacter sp. RM12651 genomic DNA carries:
- a CDS encoding molybdopterin-dependent oxidoreductase, translating to MCYHLIKNNLHDEKFLKKYTVGFAKLKERLFDENNPKTPELAEKITGIKAEKIKELAELMAKNRTMIMAGWGFQRAHHGEQAHWAMITLASVLGQIGLDGGGYGFAYHYAGGLPIPGSLTLNGAGSGATFDTSKDFAGFPGIGGISVSPSTKGEWSNRENEVIPVSRIVDMLENPGKEYDFNGKKKVFPNIKCIYWAGGNPMHHHQDRNRQLKAFEKVDSFIVQDCFWTASARHADLVLPATTEIERNDITKANTNRYIFAIKQAIQPLYNAKNDYDICCGILKHFGDNALNAFTEGRDMMGWVQYFYNEARDKASATGLSMPTFDEFWAKGYVEFKAPEEAKNFVKMKDFRDDPITNRLGTPSGKIEIFSKKIDKFGYDDCKGLVQFYEPAEYLGNAKKYKLNLITPHPKYRLHSQLNNTFLRDFEEVEGKESLWMNPIDAKARGIKNGDIVRIFNDRGEILGGVLVTEYVKPGVIRMQEGSWYNPNKKGLCLHGDVNVLIADIPSSKLACGNQATALVEIEKYTKEIPALDLFRQPKFKA from the coding sequence ATGTGTTATCATCTAATTAAAAACAATCTTCACGATGAAAAATTCCTTAAAAAATACACAGTAGGATTTGCTAAATTAAAAGAAAGATTATTTGATGAGAATAATCCAAAAACTCCTGAATTAGCAGAAAAAATTACAGGTATAAAAGCAGAAAAAATAAAAGAATTAGCAGAACTTATGGCTAAAAATAGAACTATGATTATGGCAGGTTGGGGTTTTCAAAGGGCTCATCACGGAGAACAAGCTCACTGGGCTATGATAACTCTTGCATCTGTTTTAGGACAAATTGGACTTGATGGTGGTGGATATGGGTTTGCATATCATTATGCAGGTGGGTTACCAATTCCAGGCTCTCTAACTTTAAATGGTGCTGGAAGTGGAGCTACATTTGACACGAGCAAGGATTTTGCTGGATTTCCAGGAATTGGTGGTATAAGTGTTAGCCCATCAACTAAAGGAGAATGGAGTAATAGAGAAAACGAAGTAATTCCTGTTTCAAGAATAGTAGATATGCTTGAAAATCCTGGCAAAGAATATGATTTTAATGGAAAGAAAAAAGTATTTCCTAATATAAAATGTATCTATTGGGCTGGTGGTAATCCAATGCACCATCATCAAGATAGAAATAGACAATTAAAAGCATTTGAAAAAGTTGATAGTTTTATAGTTCAAGATTGTTTTTGGACTGCTAGTGCAAGACATGCTGATTTAGTTCTACCAGCTACTACTGAAATAGAAAGAAATGATATAACTAAAGCAAATACTAACAGATATATATTTGCAATTAAACAAGCCATACAACCACTTTACAATGCGAAAAATGACTATGATATTTGTTGTGGTATATTAAAGCATTTTGGAGATAACGCATTAAATGCCTTTACAGAAGGTCGCGATATGATGGGTTGGGTGCAATATTTTTATAATGAAGCTCGCGATAAAGCAAGTGCTACAGGCCTATCAATGCCAACCTTTGATGAGTTCTGGGCTAAAGGCTATGTAGAATTTAAAGCTCCTGAAGAAGCTAAGAATTTCGTAAAAATGAAAGATTTTAGAGATGACCCAATTACTAATAGATTAGGAACTCCAAGTGGTAAGATAGAAATATTTTCTAAAAAGATTGATAAGTTTGGCTATGATGATTGCAAAGGCTTAGTTCAATTTTATGAACCAGCTGAATATTTAGGCAATGCTAAAAAATATAAATTAAATCTAATCACTCCACATCCAAAGTATAGATTACACTCACAACTTAATAATACTTTTTTAAGAGATTTTGAAGAAGTAGAAGGAAAAGAAAGCTTATGGATGAATCCAATTGATGCAAAAGCTCGTGGTATTAAAAATGGAGATATAGTTCGTATATTTAATGATAGAGGAGAAATACTAGGTGGTGTTTTAGTAACTGAATATGTTAAACCTGGTGTAATTAGAATGCAAGAAGGCTCTTGGTATAATCCTAATAAAAAAGGCTTATGCTTACACGGAGATGTGAATGTGCTTATAGCTGATATTCCAAGTAGTAAACTTGCTTGTGGTAATCAAGCAACTGCTTTAGTAGAAATAGAAAAATATACTAAAGAAATTCCAGCACTTGATTTATTTAGACAACCAAAGTTTAAAGCATAA
- a CDS encoding PAS domain-containing protein, protein MEKELLDNDFIVSKTDIKGNITYANESFLKIIGSTENEVLNKPHNVVRHKDMPKAVFRYLWQQLKGRKEVYAFVKNRTFDGGYYWVFANISISYDLSGNTIGYYSVRRKIGKKAKEVIIALYAKMLEVEKAQGVDASWKIIEDILKKENKGYNEFMIGIQGLK, encoded by the coding sequence ATGGAAAAGGAACTATTAGATAATGACTTTATAGTTAGTAAAACAGATATTAAAGGTAATATTACTTATGCTAATGAATCTTTTTTAAAAATTATAGGTTCAACAGAAAATGAAGTTTTAAATAAGCCACATAATGTTGTAAGACATAAAGATATGCCTAAAGCAGTTTTTAGATACTTGTGGCAACAATTAAAAGGAAGAAAAGAAGTTTATGCTTTCGTAAAAAATAGAACATTTGATGGTGGATATTATTGGGTATTTGCCAATATTAGCATATCTTATGATTTATCTGGTAATACGATAGGATATTATTCAGTTAGAAGAAAAATAGGTAAAAAAGCTAAAGAAGTTATTATTGCTTTATATGCTAAAATGCTTGAAGTTGAGAAAGCTCAAGGAGTTGATGCTTCTTGGAAAATTATAGAAGATATTTTGAAAAAAGAAAATAAAGGTTATAACGAATTTATGATAGGTATTCAGGGGCTAAAATGA
- a CDS encoding methyl-accepting chemotaxis protein translates to MSIFNKNNDEAFNKIIEVLEQTSNGYLESRVTGIKGEKYTILANHLNNLLDQIEVWQREVASSIEVAFSGATYRNINSVGLKGRFKSTADNLVSAILGIAKSIETQRLNELSIKVQQNNNDSGIIDILTNGLSTNQTNLNSILNSSKQIADDSHTTQTMVKELSKSSNELQNYIGLFTDLINGLNEKTNEISKIIEMVKDITDQTQLLSLNAAIEAARAGEHGRGFAVVADEVRKLANNTEEATNTINLNINSLKESVKKCLEYSNQVSEISNKNQEKTNQFFDTLSSYEKLSENNFNNAQNSGRLQNNLFIQIHLLLYKDDAIRCLLNKNLKQNKSLEENIAKSIKKEQEGIFKDILALYEELYNCEELDEQVRLVKRFDDLIFNMCKNC, encoded by the coding sequence ATGAGTATATTTAATAAAAATAATGATGAAGCATTCAATAAAATTATAGAAGTTTTAGAGCAAACTTCAAATGGATATTTAGAATCAAGAGTTACTGGTATAAAGGGCGAAAAATACACAATATTAGCAAATCATTTAAATAATTTGTTAGACCAAATAGAAGTGTGGCAAAGAGAAGTTGCTAGCTCTATTGAGGTTGCTTTTTCTGGTGCAACTTATAGAAATATTAATAGTGTAGGTTTAAAAGGTAGATTTAAAAGCACTGCTGATAATTTAGTAAGTGCTATTTTAGGAATTGCAAAAAGTATAGAAACTCAACGCTTAAATGAACTTAGTATTAAGGTTCAACAAAACAACAATGATTCAGGTATAATTGATATTTTAACAAATGGCTTAAGCACAAATCAAACTAATTTAAATAGCATTTTAAATTCTTCAAAGCAAATTGCAGATGATTCGCATACTACTCAAACTATGGTAAAAGAATTGTCAAAAAGCTCAAATGAATTACAAAATTACATAGGTTTATTTACTGATTTAATCAATGGTCTAAATGAAAAAACAAATGAAATATCAAAAATTATTGAAATGGTAAAAGACATTACAGACCAAACTCAATTATTATCATTAAATGCTGCAATTGAAGCAGCAAGAGCAGGAGAGCATGGTCGTGGATTTGCGGTAGTTGCTGATGAAGTAAGAAAATTAGCAAATAATACAGAAGAAGCTACTAATACTATTAATTTGAATATAAATTCTTTAAAAGAAAGTGTTAAAAAGTGTTTAGAATATTCAAATCAAGTTTCAGAAATTAGCAATAAAAATCAAGAAAAAACAAATCAGTTTTTTGATACTTTAAGTTCTTATGAAAAATTATCTGAAAATAACTTTAATAATGCTCAAAATAGTGGTAGATTGCAAAATAATTTATTTATACAAATACATTTATTACTTTATAAAGATGATGCGATTAGATGTTTGCTTAATAAGAATTTAAAACAAAATAAATCATTAGAAGAAAACATTGCAAAATCAATTAAAAAAGAGCAAGAAGGTATATTTAAAGATATTTTAGCTTTATACGAAGAGCTTTATAATTGTGAAGAATTAGACGAGCAAGTAAGACTTGTGAAAAGATTTGATGATTTAATCTTTAATATGTGTAAAAATTGCTAG
- a CDS encoding molybdopterin-dependent oxidoreductase, with protein MEKLSRRSFLKGAAGVAASASSLGAVDFVAGDPIGAVDGFSATHFGAFYPIVKNNKLESIIPFEKDECPTTLLQGVLSRTYAPDRIKNPSVRKSVLEKGFEKAPKNLRGKEEFVEITWEKAYELVANELKRVYEKYGSNAVYGGSYGWYCVGNINNPQSLLGRMLNIAGGCTTRTLTYSTHCIRAITPYISGVDESSAKQTSWDNVLEHSKVVVLWSNDMINTNQIAWGVPLHETYPYLEKLQALVKDGKIKVINIDPVYNDTARFLGAKQVFINLQPMLP; from the coding sequence ATGGAAAAGTTATCTCGTAGAAGCTTTTTAAAAGGTGCAGCAGGAGTAGCAGCTAGTGCGTCAAGTTTAGGTGCTGTTGATTTTGTAGCAGGTGATCCAATAGGTGCAGTAGATGGATTTAGTGCTACGCACTTTGGAGCTTTTTATCCTATTGTTAAAAATAATAAATTAGAAAGCATAATACCATTTGAAAAAGATGAGTGTCCTACAACATTATTACAAGGAGTTTTATCTAGAACCTATGCTCCAGATAGAATTAAAAACCCAAGCGTTAGAAAAAGTGTTTTAGAAAAAGGATTTGAAAAAGCTCCTAAAAACTTAAGGGGTAAAGAAGAATTTGTTGAGATTACTTGGGAAAAAGCTTATGAATTAGTAGCTAATGAGCTTAAAAGAGTTTATGAAAAATATGGCTCTAATGCTGTTTATGGCGGTAGTTATGGTTGGTATTGTGTTGGAAATATAAATAACCCACAAAGCTTACTTGGAAGAATGTTAAATATAGCTGGAGGTTGCACTACTAGAACTCTTACATACTCAACTCATTGTATTCGTGCAATTACTCCTTATATTAGTGGTGTTGATGAATCAAGTGCTAAGCAAACTTCTTGGGACAATGTATTAGAACACTCAAAAGTGGTTGTTTTATGGTCAAATGATATGATTAATACAAATCAAATTGCTTGGGGTGTGCCATTACATGAAACTTACCCTTATTTAGAAAAATTACAAGCATTAGTTAAAGATGGAAAAATAAAAGTAATTAATATTGACCCAGTATATAATGATACAGCGAGATTTTTAGGTGCTAAGCAAGTATTTATTAATCTACAACCGATGTTGCCTTAG
- a CDS encoding methyl-accepting chemotaxis protein, whose product MKLSQKISIYLTAVLIIASVILTSYELNRVKTIINSNYNELNRNDITLKNLYINSYIDVKLNNIKKIAKKFEEAKDVSPNFIKQIIEDDNKILDFKGLFVGLTNGDVYKAESDLTFRLIPNFDGRTIAWYKEALELKQANLSSVYQDVSSKKSATTIFAPVVIDNKIVAVVGGNILIDDFSDEITRANSLKNSSTIILDKNDEIISSSNKDDLGNPEWKKEFVSKLQNYYKNDNSGNFIFNKNDKEYIAYCLEDKLTGYDVCSIMPKANIDDTIHNSMMNSIYEFIIFIIVVIGILYYLIKKSLNPMIAMQNGLTEFFEFLNYEKNDANKIAITSKDEFGSMAKAINDNIEKTKLSLLKDEEAVEQSVQTAAAIESGDLKARITLNPANPQLIELKNVLNKMLDTLEEKVGANTNSIEKIFDEYSQNDFRNEIKNAKGRVELATNMLGKQIRDMLKTNLETARNLQDKSKILKTSVSDINEGARKQASSLQESAAAVEEMSASMHAVNQKSNEVIKNGEDIKNVITMIKDIAEQINLLALNAAIEAARAGEHGRGFAVVADEVRKLAESTQKSLTEIEASVNVLTQGINDMSESIKEQTQAISQINEAISSIDELTRANVVVADNTNKISDEVDLMASIAVEAVMKNKFE is encoded by the coding sequence ATGAAACTATCACAAAAAATTTCCATATATCTTACCGCAGTTTTAATAATTGCATCAGTAATTTTAACTTCATACGAATTAAATAGAGTTAAAACTATTATTAATTCAAATTACAATGAATTAAATAGAAATGATATAACTTTAAAGAATTTGTATATAAATTCTTATATAGATGTAAAATTAAATAATATTAAAAAAATTGCTAAAAAATTTGAAGAAGCAAAAGATGTAAGCCCAAATTTTATTAAGCAAATAATAGAAGATGATAATAAGATTTTAGATTTTAAAGGTTTATTTGTAGGTTTAACAAATGGCGATGTTTATAAGGCTGAATCTGATTTAACTTTTAGATTAATCCCTAATTTTGATGGTAGAACTATAGCTTGGTATAAAGAAGCTTTAGAATTAAAACAAGCAAATTTATCTTCAGTATATCAAGATGTTTCAAGTAAAAAATCAGCTACAACTATTTTTGCACCTGTAGTAATTGATAATAAAATAGTAGCTGTTGTTGGTGGTAATATTTTAATTGATGATTTTAGCGATGAGATTACTAGAGCAAATTCTTTAAAAAATTCTAGCACTATAATTTTAGATAAAAATGATGAGATTATTTCAAGTTCTAATAAAGATGATTTAGGAAATCCTGAATGGAAAAAAGAATTTGTAAGTAAATTACAAAATTATTATAAAAATGATAATAGTGGTAATTTTATATTTAATAAAAACGATAAAGAATATATAGCTTATTGTTTAGAAGATAAATTAACAGGATATGATGTTTGCTCAATTATGCCAAAGGCAAATATTGATGATACTATTCACAATAGTATGATGAATTCAATTTATGAGTTTATAATATTTATTATTGTAGTTATAGGAATTTTATACTATTTAATCAAAAAATCTTTAAATCCTATGATTGCTATGCAAAATGGTTTAACTGAATTTTTTGAATTTTTAAATTATGAAAAAAATGATGCTAACAAAATCGCAATCACTTCTAAAGACGAATTTGGCTCTATGGCAAAAGCAATCAATGATAATATAGAAAAAACTAAATTATCTTTATTAAAAGATGAAGAAGCAGTAGAACAAAGCGTTCAAACAGCAGCAGCAATTGAAAGCGGAGATTTAAAAGCAAGAATTACTCTAAATCCTGCAAACCCACAATTAATTGAATTAAAAAATGTCTTAAATAAAATGCTTGATACTTTAGAAGAAAAAGTTGGAGCTAATACAAACTCAATTGAAAAGATATTTGATGAATATAGCCAAAACGACTTTAGAAATGAAATAAAAAATGCTAAAGGTAGAGTAGAACTTGCAACTAATATGTTAGGTAAGCAAATAAGAGATATGTTAAAAACAAATCTTGAAACTGCAAGAAACCTACAAGATAAATCTAAAATACTAAAAACAAGTGTTAGTGATATAAACGAAGGTGCAAGAAAGCAAGCAAGTAGCTTACAAGAAAGTGCAGCAGCAGTAGAAGAGATGAGTGCATCTATGCATGCAGTAAATCAAAAATCAAACGAAGTTATTAAAAACGGAGAAGATATTAAAAATGTTATTACTATGATTAAAGATATAGCAGAACAAATTAATCTACTTGCACTTAATGCTGCAATAGAAGCAGCACGTGCAGGTGAGCATGGGCGTGGGTTTGCTGTAGTTGCTGATGAAGTAAGAAAACTAGCTGAAAGCACTCAAAAATCACTAACAGAAATAGAAGCAAGTGTTAATGTATTAACTCAAGGTATAAATGATATGAGTGAAAGCATTAAAGAACAAACTCAAGCAATATCTCAAATAAATGAAGCAATAAGTAGTATAGATGAGCTAACACGTGCTAATGTAGTAGTAGCTGATAATACTAATAAAATATCAGATGAAGTAGATTTAATGGCTAGCATTGCTGTTGAAGCTGTTATGAAGAATAAGTTTGAGTAA
- a CDS encoding response regulator transcription factor produces MQIIINVEDKELRTYLEEILNDFNVYSTNYLDVIIAKYKDANVIICDNIDSIKELSKYNFKCLAISKNPNFIESQAFLNGNAKGYANARMQKIHFIDAINCISNGGIWLLPDIISNMISLINQSYKQDNNDLYELLTDREKVVANYIKDGLNNAQIANILQLSERTIKAITSTIYQKVGVKNRIQFVMALKNIDK; encoded by the coding sequence ATGCAAATAATTATAAATGTAGAAGATAAAGAGCTAAGAACTTATTTAGAAGAAATATTGAATGATTTTAATGTATATTCAACAAATTATTTAGATGTAATAATAGCTAAATACAAAGATGCTAATGTTATAATTTGCGATAATATTGATAGTATAAAAGAATTATCAAAATATAATTTTAAATGTCTAGCTATATCAAAAAATCCAAATTTTATAGAATCTCAAGCGTTTTTAAATGGCAATGCTAAAGGGTATGCAAACGCAAGAATGCAAAAAATTCACTTTATAGATGCAATTAATTGTATTAGTAATGGCGGTATATGGTTATTGCCTGATATTATTAGTAATATGATAAGTCTTATTAATCAAAGCTATAAACAAGATAATAATGATTTATATGAATTATTAACTGATAGAGAAAAAGTAGTTGCAAATTATATAAAAGATGGATTAAACAACGCACAAATTGCTAATATTTTGCAGCTTAGTGAAAGAACTATAAAGGCTATAACTTCAACTATTTATCAAAAAGTAGGGGTTAAGAATAGAATTCAATTCGTAATGGCTTTAAAAAATATTGATAAATAA
- a CDS encoding FlhB-like flagellar biosynthesis protein, with protein sequence MSKIRKALALGYNKDKNNAPKVMATGSGEIAERIIKLANEHNIPIKEDEELCEVLSKLELGEEIPPAMYKAVAEVFSFIYRMSKEMK encoded by the coding sequence ATGAGTAAGATAAGAAAAGCCCTAGCCTTAGGCTATAACAAAGATAAAAATAATGCTCCAAAAGTAATGGCAACAGGTAGCGGAGAAATTGCCGAAAGAATTATAAAATTAGCTAACGAGCATAATATTCCTATTAAAGAAGATGAAGAATTATGTGAAGTATTAAGCAAATTAGAATTAGGAGAAGAAATTCCACCTGCAATGTATAAGGCTGTTGCAGAAGTATTTTCATTCATTTATAGAATGTCAAAAGAAATGAAATGA
- a CDS encoding HlyD family type I secretion periplasmic adaptor subunit yields MKNYTKDDLDFMNSLSQAVLSKSSQKTKTMLYIIITCVIGLIAWMSVAEIDEITRGQGKVVPSGQNQVVQNLEGGIVQELLVREGDVVKKGQVLLKIDNKSFESSLGESEVKISELLAKKIRLFAQANSKEFDISILSEDEVNKIFPQTLKNEQSLYESNIEQLKEKISQKESEIKELKSKINHLSTSYNLVSKQNDLTYSLYKKGSVSEVEYLQISRQLNDIRGELSQARLSLPKLEATLNEIRLGFINDSKKELNETNAEIARINKSQIGLDDRVDRTLVKSPVNGIVSKLNVHTVSGVIKPGENIAEIVPLDDRLIAEVKVKPADVAFLREGLRAIIKVSAYDFSIYGGLEGQVMQISADTETNDKGESFYLVKIVTEKNHLGTDEHPLNIKVGMIVNADIVTGKKTILDYLLKPIFKTKQNALRER; encoded by the coding sequence ATGAAAAACTATACAAAAGATGATTTAGATTTTATGAATAGCTTATCACAAGCTGTATTATCAAAAAGCTCTCAAAAAACAAAAACTATGCTTTATATAATTATTACTTGTGTAATTGGTTTGATTGCTTGGATGAGTGTAGCAGAGATTGATGAGATTACAAGGGGGCAGGGCAAGGTAGTACCTAGTGGTCAAAACCAAGTAGTTCAAAACCTAGAAGGTGGTATAGTTCAAGAATTATTAGTAAGAGAAGGTGATGTTGTAAAAAAAGGTCAAGTATTACTTAAGATTGATAATAAAAGTTTTGAGAGTTCTTTAGGCGAGAGTGAAGTAAAAATTAGTGAGCTTTTGGCTAAAAAAATTAGGCTTTTTGCTCAAGCAAATAGTAAAGAATTTGATATTAGTATTTTAAGCGAAGATGAAGTAAATAAAATTTTCCCACAGACTTTAAAAAACGAACAAAGTTTATATGAGAGTAATATAGAGCAATTAAAAGAAAAAATTTCTCAAAAAGAAAGCGAAATAAAGGAACTAAAATCAAAAATCAACCATCTAAGCACGAGTTATAATTTAGTATCTAAACAAAATGATTTAACTTATAGTCTTTATAAAAAAGGTAGTGTAAGTGAAGTTGAATATTTACAAATTAGCAGACAATTAAATGATATTAGGGGAGAATTATCTCAAGCAAGATTATCGCTACCTAAATTAGAAGCTACATTAAATGAAATAAGATTAGGTTTTATTAATGATTCTAAAAAAGAATTAAATGAAACAAATGCTGAAATTGCTAGAATTAATAAAAGCCAAATAGGTCTTGATGATAGGGTTGATAGAACCTTAGTAAAAAGCCCTGTAAATGGTATAGTTTCAAAGCTTAATGTTCATACTGTTTCAGGAGTAATCAAGCCAGGTGAAAATATAGCTGAAATAGTTCCACTTGATGATAGATTGATTGCTGAAGTTAAGGTTAAACCTGCTGATGTGGCATTTTTAAGAGAAGGTTTAAGAGCTATTATTAAGGTAAGTGCTTATGATTTTAGTATTTATGGCGGACTTGAAGGACAAGTTATGCAAATTAGTGCCGATACAGAAACCAATGATAAAGGAGAGAGTTTTTATTTAGTAAAAATCGTAACAGAAAAAAATCATCTAGGAACAGATGAGCACCCACTAAATATTAAGGTGGGTATGATAGTAAATGCTGATATTGTTACTGGTAAAAAGACTATATTAGATTATTTATTAAAACCAATATTTAAAACCAAACAAAATGCTTTAAGGGAAAGATAA
- a CDS encoding type I secretion system permease/ATPase — translation MINTKTDELLDCLVILTKLYNNPYSAEALTAGLPYDKNLGGIELFSKNNKKSLFSRAAKRAGFASTLVKKDLKDIPNLVLPCILMLKDQKACILQSFQDNDKLSIIFPGFDGAATLVSKAEIEEEYLGYAFYLKREFVIKNEINNLKNNPNEHWFWDTLKKSKSIYVDVLLASFIINLFVLAGPLFTMNVYDRVVPNNAIETLWVLALGVFVVYTIDMIIKLVRAYFLETASKKSDIIMSSLIYERVLDIKLSSRPASVGSFAQNLKEFDTLKSFFANASIAAIVDLPFCIIFLATIYFLAGHLVVVPVVVMILILIYTFSIRKPLQTSIESTYQASAFKNGVLIESLNTLETIKTLGAASSSQWIYEEATGEIANKSIKNKLLSSSIPMVTGFLVQFNTIAIVVLGVYMIKDMELSMGGLVASVILSSRAISPMGQVASLISNYEQTKTAYKSLNDIMNMPVERENGKKFVRRNNFLGGIEFKNVSFAYPEAKKESLSDVSFKINAGEKVAIIGKNGSGKTTIEKLIMGLYEPSKGSIHVDGIDIEQIDPVDLREHIGYVSQDIMLFKGTLRENIVYKAPYASDEEIIKAANISCVSEFVNSHPLGFDMPVYERGEGISGGQRQAIAISRAFITNTPIMLLDEPTNQIDTQTEAKVINNLKEACKDKTLIVITHKQSLLNLVDRIIVIDNAKVVLDGSKEEVLAKLGASK, via the coding sequence ATGATAAATACAAAAACAGATGAATTGCTAGATTGTCTAGTTATTCTTACTAAGCTTTATAACAATCCTTATAGTGCCGAAGCACTTACGGCTGGGTTGCCTTATGATAAAAATTTAGGCGGTATAGAGCTATTTTCAAAAAATAATAAAAAATCTCTTTTTAGTAGAGCTGCAAAAAGAGCTGGTTTTGCTAGCACATTAGTGAAAAAAGATTTAAAAGATATTCCTAATTTAGTATTGCCTTGTATTTTAATGCTAAAAGACCAAAAAGCATGTATTTTACAAAGTTTTCAAGATAATGATAAATTAAGTATTATTTTTCCAGGATTTGATGGTGCAGCTACATTGGTTAGCAAAGCAGAAATTGAAGAAGAATATTTAGGCTATGCTTTTTATTTAAAAAGAGAATTTGTTATTAAAAATGAAATAAATAATCTTAAAAATAACCCTAATGAGCATTGGTTTTGGGATACGCTTAAAAAATCAAAATCAATTTATGTAGATGTTTTACTAGCTTCATTTATCATAAACTTATTTGTTTTAGCAGGTCCGCTTTTTACAATGAATGTTTATGATAGGGTTGTGCCTAATAATGCAATTGAGACTTTATGGGTTTTAGCTTTAGGAGTATTTGTTGTTTATACAATTGATATGATTATTAAATTAGTTAGAGCTTATTTTTTAGAAACAGCTTCAAAAAAGAGCGATATTATTATGAGCTCATTAATTTATGAAAGAGTGTTGGATATTAAATTAAGTTCTAGACCTGCTAGTGTTGGTTCTTTTGCACAAAATCTAAAAGAATTTGATACGCTTAAAAGTTTTTTTGCAAATGCTAGTATTGCTGCTATTGTGGATTTGCCATTTTGTATAATATTTTTAGCAACAATTTATTTTCTAGCAGGGCATTTAGTAGTAGTTCCTGTTGTTGTGATGATACTTATTTTAATTTATACATTTAGTATTAGAAAACCTTTACAAACTTCAATAGAAAGCACATATCAAGCAAGTGCATTTAAAAATGGTGTTTTAATTGAGAGTTTAAATACACTTGAGACAATTAAGACTTTAGGTGCAGCATCTTCTTCTCAATGGATATACGAAGAAGCAACAGGAGAAATTGCTAATAAAAGTATAAAAAATAAATTATTATCTAGTTCTATTCCTATGGTTACAGGGTTTTTAGTTCAATTTAACACTATTGCTATTGTTGTATTAGGTGTTTATATGATTAAGGATATGGAGCTTAGTATGGGTGGTCTTGTTGCTAGTGTGATTTTAAGTTCTCGTGCAATATCTCCTATGGGTCAGGTAGCTTCTCTTATATCAAATTACGAGCAGACTAAAACAGCTTATAAGAGCCTTAATGATATTATGAATATGCCAGTAGAGCGTGAAAATGGCAAAAAATTCGTAAGAAGAAATAATTTCTTAGGTGGTATTGAGTTTAAAAATGTTTCATTTGCTTATCCAGAAGCTAAAAAAGAATCTTTAAGTGATGTTAGCTTTAAAATTAATGCTGGAGAAAAAGTTGCAATTATCGGTAAAAATGGTAGTGGAAAAACAACTATAGAAAAATTAATTATGGGACTTTATGAGCCAAGTAAAGGTAGTATTCATGTAGATGGTATTGATATTGAGCAAATTGACCCAGTGGATTTAAGAGAGCATATTGGCTATGTTTCTCAAGATATTATGCTATTTAAAGGCACTTTAAGAGAAAATATAGTTTATAAAGCACCTTATGCAAGTGATGAAGAAATTATAAAAGCTGCAAATATTTCTTGCGTTAGTGAATTTGTAAATTCTCACCCACTTGGATTTGATATGCCTGTTTATGAGCGTGGAGAAGGTATAAGTGGGGGTCAAAGACAAGCTATTGCAATATCAAGAGCGTTTATAACAAATACACCTATTATGCTACTAGATGAGCCAACAAATCAAATAGATACTCAAACAGAAGCAAAAGTTATAAATAATTTAAAAGAAGCTTGCAAAGATAAAACATTAATAGTAATTACTCATAAACAATCACTTCTTAATCTAGTTGATAGAATAATTGTAATTGATAATGCTAAGGTAGTTTTAGATGGAAGTAAAGAAGAAGTTTTAGCAAAGTTAGGAGCTAGTAAATGA